The DNA segment TACATTCTTTTTCAACTAATAAAATGGGGGGATTACCTATGTTAAACCAGCTTTTTGCAAAATTAGAAGGATACTACGATGAGATGGTCTCCATCCGTCGATACATGCACCAGCATCCTGAGTTATCATTTCAGGAATATGAAACAGCCAAGTTCATTTATTCTTATTATAAAAAGTTAGATATTGAAGTTAAGGGTAATGTTGGTGGAAATGGAGTCGTTGCGATAATTCATGGGAAACTGCCAGGAAAAACAGTTGCACTACGGGCAGACTTTGACGCACTTCCCATTCAAGATGAAAAGGATGTACCCTACAAGTCATTAGTACCAGGGATCATGCATGCCTGCGGCCATGATGGACATACAGCTACTCTTCTTGTCCTTGCGAAAGCATTAAACGAATGTAAAGAAGAACTTAAAGGAACCTATGTTTTTATCCATCAACATGCCGAGGAATATGCACCTGGTGGAGCAGCTTCCATGATTGAAGATGGTTGTTTAGACGGTGTTGATGTCATATTTGGTACTCATTTATGGGCAAGCGAACCCACAGGTACAATCCAATACAGAACGGGACCCATAATGGCAGCTGCAGATCGTTTTGAAATTGAAATCCAAGGTCAAGGCGGCCATGGCGCACAGCCCCATAAAACAAAAGACGCTATTGTCACGGCATCCCAGCTAGTTCTCAATTTACAACAAATTGTCAGCCGAAAGGTAAACCCTGTAGAAGCGGCGGTAGTGACGGTTGCCTCATTTACAGCCCAAAATGCATTTAATGTTATTGCAGATAAGGCAAAACTAGTTGGTACTGTACGTACTTTTAATGAAGAAATAAGAGGATTTATCGAAAAAGAAATGGAGCGAATCATCCATGGCACGTGCTATACATCTGACTGCACGTATAAGTATACCTTTGTAAGAGGCTATCCCGCTGTAGTAAATCATGCTAATGAAACAGAGTTTCTCATTTCATGCGCCAAAGAAGTACCTGAGGTAAAAACAATTGAAGAAACCGAGCCACAAATGGGCGGCGAAGATTTCGCCTATTACTTACAAAAAGTACCTGGCACATTCTTCTACACAGGGGCTAAGCCAATGGGTGAAAATACAACCTTTCCACACCACCATCCTAAATTTGACATTGATGAAAACGCCATGTTGATTGCAGCCAAAACCCTTGGTACTGCAGCACTGAAAGTTCATGAGTAAGAAAAAGCCCCTGAATTTCTCATCATTCAGGGGCTTTTTGTAATAATCTCAACCGATAGGCGTTCATTGCTGTTTCTCCAAGGTGTTTCAGTAAATTATTATTCGCATAGGCTCCTACAAAAGCACCAATCCCTGGTACCAGCTGCAGCATCTTGGCAAGGTCAATATAATCACGATACTCCTGTTGAAATTTCCGCCAATCCATTTCAACTAACACTTGTTTCCTTTCTTCCCAGTTCTCAATCTCATAAAGCGTGCTTCTTCGAATATCATCACTTGAAAAGGCCAATTGAAAAATATGCAATATGAAAAGTCTTTCCTCATATTGATTTGTATTAAATCCATAAACTTCAGCCGCTTCAAAAAGAAATTTCATCTTAATCGTAAGGAGAAGTGGAAAATCAGCAAGTCCGAGTAATATCCCTCCAGCACCGGTTCCGGCACCCTCAACAATGGCAGTTTTTTGGTATGTGGCTATTTTTTTTCGCACCATTTCATCTCTCTCAGAAAGGGTTAAGCCCTTTGCTTGATCTTTTTTTGTTGTAAGTTTTGAGCCAAATAAAGTTGCTTTTACCATCCCTTTAATACTTTCAGTCATGACCTCATGGACCTTATCTGGAATCCATTCATTAATTTTCACTTGAGCTTTCTTAGAAATTCGATTCATCATCCCAGAACGTCTGGATAATTTCCGTTTCCATTCTTCGACTTCATCATAAACTTTTAATTCATATTCATTCATTAGCCTCACTCCTTCCATAAACATTTTATGCTTACCTACGATAAAACCCAGCCAATGGTTTCAAAAAAATCCCCTTCATCAGCAAAGGGGATTTTAATTTAAGCCTTTATACGTTTTTTACTGTAAATATAAACAAATAAGTAATTAAATACAAACCCTAAAATTAAGGCAAACAGACTATTCATGATTTCGCCTTTAAGAGCAATAAACAAAGCAAAAATAACCGCTTCTGTAGATAAGATGATCATCAATAAAAAATGAAACGAGGAAATTTTACATTTTTGTGCAACAGGATATAAGTCAACCCAGAGCTTGTTTTGATGATGGTTCCATAATGGAAGCAGCTGAAAACCTGTTAAATACAAAAATAAAATGCTCAATAAGAGTTGTCCTAATCCAAACGAAATGAAATAAATGGCCAACGTGCCAATGACTGTTAACCTGATAAACAGACCTAAGTAATCAGAAGAACGTAGAAACGCACGAGAATACAAATACAAATAGGTTTTATCCTGAGAAAAAGGAATGTTGCTAATGAGCCAATCAAGCCACTTTCTTCTTTTAACTGTATCCTTTAGATTCGGAACATCTGTAAACATATTTGCCAATCGGTAAAACGAAGCCATTCTCTTTTCTTCCTGATCGATTAACAAATCCCATTTAAGCCCCATCTTCTTTGTTCGAACATAAAAGAAACGATAATAAAAGGCCATCACTACAACAAGAATAAGCAAAATAAATACATTTGCTTGTTTGAATAACAGAAAGGTACATACGGCATTGATAAAATATCTGACAACCATATCCCATCTATGTACAGAATTCTGAACAAAATAATAAATTCGCCAACTAGTGGCTAAATTCCATCCCTTTAATGCTAATAGGACAACTAAATAAGGTAAAAACAATTGAAAACCGCTGCTGTTTACATGGGCATACATTGGCATAAGTACCGCAAGTACCATAAGAAGTATATACCCTTGAAATACAAAACTCGCTATACCAGACCGAAAAAAATACCCTTTTAGCTTATCCTCGAGTGGTAGGATATACACTTTATCCGCTTCTAGCAGAAAATTATAAACCGGACTGTACGTTAAGAATAAACCTATAACAACAGCAATAATAATTTCCGCTGGAAAATTGGAAGAAAGCTTCTCCACCCATTGTTGATAGTAAAATGCACCTGTTCCAATTAGGAATAACAAAACAATGACCAGATGCCCATTGAATATATAACGCAGGTATCTTCCTAAATCCCTTACACGACCTCCAGCACGGTCCTTCCACAGTTTTTTATCATCAAACATATTTTTCTTCCTTCGTCAATTGAATATATAGATCATCCAAAGAAGCAGTAGGCATAGAAAATTGCTCTCTTAGCTCTTCAAGCGTTCCTTTGGCTCGTATTTTCCCCTCATGTAAAATGACAAAGCGGTCACAATATTTCTCCGCGGTCGCAAGTATATGTGTGGACATCAAAATACCTGCACCGTTCTCTTTCATCTTCTTCATTAAATCAAGCAATGACTGAATTCCTAGCGGATCCAAACCAACAAAAGGCTCATCTACAATATAAAGGGAAGGTTGAACTAAAAAGGCGCACATGATCATAACCTTTTGTTTCATCCCTTTTGAAAAATGCGCAGGAAACCAATTTAACCGCTTCTCCATCCGGAACTCCGATAATAATGGGCCCACTCTCTGTTTAAAGTCCGCTTCCTTCAACCCATAAGCCATAGCCGTTAATTTCAAATGCTCTTCCAGGGTGAGTTCCTCATATAATACAGGCGTTTCCGGAACAAAGGTAAATTGACGTCGGTAGGCTTCTTTATTTTCCGTAAACGACTGGTCGTTAATTTTCACCGTTCCCTTATGTGGTTCCATTAACCCGATAATATGTTTAATGGTCGTACTTTTACCTGCTCCATTAAGTCCAATCAGTCCAACCAGTTCTTTTTCTTTTACATCAAAGGATATATCTTTTAGTACTGGGTTTCTTGTATATCCTCCAACAAGATTCTCAATTGATAATAGTGACATTTGCATACGTCCCTCCGTAGCAGATTATGCTTTTCATTTTATCAAATCCAGCTAGATAAAAACAGGAATACAATTTTTTGATATTTTTTTGTATATTTCTTTTGCAATCGGACATCATAATATTCGAAGGGGAAACAACTTACTTCGATGAAGAGATTCATCAAAAATTGAAATGAGGTGTCTGTTAAAGACAATTTCCTTTCAAACAAGTAGAGCTTCCAATTCGTTTCAGATAAGGGGATGGTTGTTTTGTACAAAGTGCATGGTAACCATTTTGAGTTCAAGTAACACCACTGTTAAGGTTTATTCACAAATAAACTAAAAATGAGGTGTTTACCGCAGATCGCTACCCGTTTTTATAAGTTGGGAAAACATATAAAAACAAATAGGGGATGGTCAGCTTGAACAATATTGTTTCTTTATAAAAAAACACTCTACGAAAAATGAGGTGTTTATCAAAGAACACTCCTGAATGAACGTACCTTTTGAAGCAATTCCCCTTCGAGAGGGCAGGATTCCATGCGGATCCTGCCTTTTTCACATTATAAGAACGTATAAAATTAATTCTACTTTGAGAATTGTCCAGCTCCAGCACCTAGCCCCTCGGGTCAAATAACCTTCTGCAAGTAAAGTCAAAGAGCGACTTTTCTTACAGAAGAACATTTGCCTGTCGGGGCTGACCAAGGCGCTTACGCTTTTCTTATTTGTATGGTAAAATAATACAAACTAATTACAAGGGGCTGTATTATGATGAGTGATTGTATTTTTTGTAAGATTGTTAATGGAGAAATTCCAGCTGCAAAAGTTTTTGAAAATGAACATGTACTTGCCTTTTTGGATATCAGTCAAGTAACAAAAGGACACACACTTGTCATTCCTAAAATACATAAGGAAAACTTATTTGAATTGACTCCTGAAATAGCTAGAAATCTTTTTGAGGTTGTCCCAGCCATTGCCAATGCGTTAAAACAGGAATTTGACCCAATTGGATTAAATTCGATTAATAATAATGGAGAACATGCTGGTCAATCTGTGTTTCATTACCATATGCACTTGATTCCTCGATATGGCAAAGGTGATGGGTTCGGTGCCGTTTGGAAAAACAACCAAAGTGAATACACACCACAGATCCTGCAGGAAATGGCTGAAGGAATAAGTAAACAACTTTAACTGGCCTTTCACCACCCAAATTATCTGAAAATTATTTCTTTAAAATTATTACATTATTATGTTATAATGAAATCAAGTTTTTCGCTGTAGGCAATGAGGGCACTGCAGGAGAAACAAATAGATTAGTATAGCAGAGGAGAGAAGAGAAATGAATACGAAGAACATTGTTATTTTAGCACTTTTAGCGGGGATTGGGGTAGTTTTGCATACGGTTATGCCAGCCTTCCTAACAATTAAGCCAGATATGATGCTGGCAATGATGTTTTTAGGAATTATTCTTATTCCAGAATTGAAAAGTGTGATGCTTCTAGCTATTGTGACTGGCGTATTGTCTGCATTAACAACTGGTTTCCCGGGTGGACAGATTCCAAACATCATCGATAAACCTATTACTGCGTTAATATTTTTTGGTTTATTTTTAGCTTTAAAAAAATACCAGAATTCCCTTGTTAGTGTTGGAATTTTAACAGCTGTAGGAACGTTGATCTCTGGAACCGTCTTTTTATCAGCCGCTTATTTTATTGTTGGTTTACCCGGACCTTTCACAGCGCTATTCGTGGCGGGTGTTTTACCAGCCATTGCACTAAACACTGTAACAATGGTCATTTTGTATCCAATTGCTCAGTCAATTTTTAAAAGAACTAAATTATCTTCAGCTTCCGTGATTCAAAAATAAAACACGGGATCCTTTTAAGAAAAAGAACCCGAAAGGGTTCTTTTTCTTAAATTCCCATTAAACTTTAGGACAAATAGGAAAGCATTAATGCAACTAGCAAACACACAATTCCACCACCAGCTAATGCAGCAGCTCTTTTCTTTATTACTTGTTTTGGCGGATACACACCTGGTTTAGAAATATCCAATAAATGTTTGATTGTTCCTAATACTAGTATGGCACTTAAGATAAAAAACGTCACAGCTACACTCTTCATCTTTCTTATCCCCCTACTAACTTTTGAAAATTCGAAACAATTGTTGTAACTATTTATATGTTTTATCGTCCATTCCTATGAACAAGGCATCGTTTATCCAGGGGGATCTGTGTATTAAACTATTTAAATAAACTAATTTATAGATTTACTTTGTTACAGAACATTGTTAATTTTTACACCCTGTTGATTGGAGCGGAAGGCGGAAAGACTCCTGTGGGAGTACGGTTCAGGGGAGACCCCGCAGGCGCAAACGCCGAGGAGGCTCGCCGCAACGCCCACGGAAAGCGAAGTGCCTGGAGCGGAAATCAACAGGCAATTTAACAAAGCCTATAAGTTAAATATTCTAAAAGTTGCCATTATTAACAGCGAGAGATTAAAATAAAATTGAAATTTCAATATTATTTTGTTAAATTTACAAATTTCAACATAAATTTTATATAATTTCTAAAAATTTTGTGAATTTATATCTTTATTAATTTTTATTTTATTGGCATAATGATAATAGAGAAATATAAAAGTGGGTGAAAATGGGGATGACTGAGAAACAATATTCAATGAAGGAAGCGATGCTTTTTAGTCAGAGAATTGCACAATTAAGTAAAGCCTTATGGAAATCAATTGAGAAAGACTGGCAGCAATGGATTAAGCCTTTTGACCTAAACATTAATGAACACCATATTCTATGGATCGCATACCATTTAAATGGTGCTTCCATTTCAGATGTGGCAAAGTTTGGGGTCATGCATGTCTCGACAGCATTTAATTTCTCGAAAAAACTGGAAGAAAGAGGCTTACTCCAATTTTCAAAAAAAGAAAATGATAAGCGCAATACGTATATTCAGCTTACTGCTGAAGGAGAAGACATTTTGCTCAAACTAATGGAAACCTATAATCCGGACGGTAATGCAGTGTTTACAGGTGCTTTGCCCCTTCGCGAATTATATGGAAAATTCCCTGACATCATTGAAATGATGGCGATCGTTCGAAACATTTATGGGGATGACTTTATGGAGATTTTTGAACGTTCTTTCCATAACATCGAAAGTGAATTTGTAGAAGAAAATGGAAAGTTACAAAAGCAGAACAAGACTCAACAAGAACTAGTTTAAAAGCAACTCAAATATACTTTTTTAGTTCTTGAAAAAGAAATTCATAAAGATTCTGTGTTAAACATGCCATGATTGCTTCATCGACAGACAGATTTTTCGGTAATGAATCAGCAAATTCATTGAAAA comes from the Neobacillus sp. PS2-9 genome and includes:
- a CDS encoding tryptophan transporter; its protein translation is MNTKNIVILALLAGIGVVLHTVMPAFLTIKPDMMLAMMFLGIILIPELKSVMLLAIVTGVLSALTTGFPGGQIPNIIDKPITALIFFGLFLALKKYQNSLVSVGILTAVGTLISGTVFLSAAYFIVGLPGPFTALFVAGVLPAIALNTVTMVILYPIAQSIFKRTKLSSASVIQK
- a CDS encoding ABC transporter permease, with translation MFDDKKLWKDRAGGRVRDLGRYLRYIFNGHLVIVLLFLIGTGAFYYQQWVEKLSSNFPAEIIIAVVIGLFLTYSPVYNFLLEADKVYILPLEDKLKGYFFRSGIASFVFQGYILLMVLAVLMPMYAHVNSSGFQLFLPYLVVLLALKGWNLATSWRIYYFVQNSVHRWDMVVRYFINAVCTFLLFKQANVFILLILVVVMAFYYRFFYVRTKKMGLKWDLLIDQEEKRMASFYRLANMFTDVPNLKDTVKRRKWLDWLISNIPFSQDKTYLYLYSRAFLRSSDYLGLFIRLTVIGTLAIYFISFGLGQLLLSILFLYLTGFQLLPLWNHHQNKLWVDLYPVAQKCKISSFHFLLMIILSTEAVIFALFIALKGEIMNSLFALILGFVFNYLFVYIYSKKRIKA
- a CDS encoding HTH-type transcriptional regulator Hpr is translated as MTEKQYSMKEAMLFSQRIAQLSKALWKSIEKDWQQWIKPFDLNINEHHILWIAYHLNGASISDVAKFGVMHVSTAFNFSKKLEERGLLQFSKKENDKRNTYIQLTAEGEDILLKLMETYNPDGNAVFTGALPLRELYGKFPDIIEMMAIVRNIYGDDFMEIFERSFHNIESEFVEENGKLQKQNKTQQELV
- a CDS encoding ABC transporter ATP-binding protein, which codes for MSLLSIENLVGGYTRNPVLKDISFDVKEKELVGLIGLNGAGKSTTIKHIIGLMEPHKGTVKINDQSFTENKEAYRRQFTFVPETPVLYEELTLEEHLKLTAMAYGLKEADFKQRVGPLLSEFRMEKRLNWFPAHFSKGMKQKVMIMCAFLVQPSLYIVDEPFVGLDPLGIQSLLDLMKKMKENGAGILMSTHILATAEKYCDRFVILHEGKIRAKGTLEELREQFSMPTASLDDLYIQLTKEEKYV
- a CDS encoding EcsC family protein; translated protein: MNEYELKVYDEVEEWKRKLSRRSGMMNRISKKAQVKINEWIPDKVHEVMTESIKGMVKATLFGSKLTTKKDQAKGLTLSERDEMVRKKIATYQKTAIVEGAGTGAGGILLGLADFPLLLTIKMKFLFEAAEVYGFNTNQYEERLFILHIFQLAFSSDDIRRSTLYEIENWEERKQVLVEMDWRKFQQEYRDYIDLAKMLQLVPGIGAFVGAYANNNLLKHLGETAMNAYRLRLLQKAPE
- a CDS encoding HIT family protein yields the protein MSDCIFCKIVNGEIPAAKVFENEHVLAFLDISQVTKGHTLVIPKIHKENLFELTPEIARNLFEVVPAIANALKQEFDPIGLNSINNNGEHAGQSVFHYHMHLIPRYGKGDGFGAVWKNNQSEYTPQILQEMAEGISKQL
- a CDS encoding M20 family metallopeptidase, with amino-acid sequence MLNQLFAKLEGYYDEMVSIRRYMHQHPELSFQEYETAKFIYSYYKKLDIEVKGNVGGNGVVAIIHGKLPGKTVALRADFDALPIQDEKDVPYKSLVPGIMHACGHDGHTATLLVLAKALNECKEELKGTYVFIHQHAEEYAPGGAASMIEDGCLDGVDVIFGTHLWASEPTGTIQYRTGPIMAAADRFEIEIQGQGGHGAQPHKTKDAIVTASQLVLNLQQIVSRKVNPVEAAVVTVASFTAQNAFNVIADKAKLVGTVRTFNEEIRGFIEKEMERIIHGTCYTSDCTYKYTFVRGYPAVVNHANETEFLISCAKEVPEVKTIEETEPQMGGEDFAYYLQKVPGTFFYTGAKPMGENTTFPHHHPKFDIDENAMLIAAKTLGTAALKVHE